From Novipirellula artificiosorum, the proteins below share one genomic window:
- a CDS encoding MBOAT family O-acyltransferase → MLFTQLEFIAFLVAIVVAVWLARNRSLRNAILLAASYYFYAYWDWRFCGLLLLSTLVDFLAAQGIAASQDKRVRRRWLGLSLSVNLGVLGFFKYFNFFIDSASPLLDSIGLGTQTLPIVLPVGISFYTFQTLSYTIDVYRGVLRPSHRLSDFALYVAFFPQLVAGPIVRARELLPQFATAPTWSTSRFYGGIQQLLRGAVKKVLLADRLAEMVDVVFAGPDLYSTATVWIAVIAYGGQIYYDFSGYTDMAIGAAKMLGYRFPKNFRHPYLATSIADFWHRWHMTLSRWLRDYLYIPLGGNRGRELATYRNLLITMILGGLWHGAAWTFVLWGLLHGSALCLERCVSRFSTHRIYPVVGWATTMIVVFLGWVLFRSPDLATAKAFSAKLFFPSSGIHWYPPLVLAVIVIMMIEHIAWQTRARLAMRLPAATWYAPIATVIMLWCLLLYAPVDFQPFVYFQF, encoded by the coding sequence ATGCTGTTCACACAACTCGAATTCATTGCCTTCCTTGTTGCGATCGTGGTGGCTGTGTGGCTTGCTCGCAACCGCAGCCTGCGCAACGCGATTTTGTTGGCGGCTAGCTACTACTTTTATGCCTATTGGGATTGGCGTTTTTGTGGCTTGCTGCTGTTGTCGACGCTGGTGGATTTCTTGGCCGCTCAAGGCATTGCTGCTTCGCAAGACAAGCGGGTGCGGCGGAGATGGCTTGGGCTTAGCCTGAGCGTCAATCTAGGGGTCCTCGGTTTCTTCAAGTACTTTAACTTCTTTATCGATTCTGCATCCCCTTTGCTCGATTCGATAGGGCTCGGTACTCAGACCCTACCGATTGTATTGCCGGTCGGCATCTCTTTTTATACGTTCCAAACGCTTAGCTACACGATCGATGTCTATCGGGGCGTGCTGCGCCCGAGCCACCGTTTGAGCGACTTCGCACTCTATGTCGCATTTTTTCCTCAATTGGTTGCGGGTCCGATCGTTCGTGCTCGTGAATTGTTGCCACAGTTTGCTACGGCGCCAACTTGGTCGACGTCACGATTTTACGGAGGCATCCAACAGTTGTTGCGAGGCGCGGTGAAGAAGGTTTTGTTAGCGGACCGGCTTGCCGAAATGGTCGATGTTGTGTTTGCGGGCCCCGATTTGTACAGCACGGCGACCGTTTGGATTGCGGTCATCGCGTATGGCGGACAAATTTACTACGATTTTTCCGGCTACACGGACATGGCCATCGGTGCGGCAAAGATGTTGGGTTATCGTTTCCCCAAGAATTTTCGTCATCCCTATCTGGCAACGTCCATCGCCGATTTTTGGCACCGATGGCACATGACGTTGTCTCGCTGGTTGCGTGACTACCTTTACATTCCGTTGGGGGGGAATCGAGGCCGCGAGCTCGCGACTTATCGAAATTTATTGATCACCATGATTCTCGGGGGTCTTTGGCATGGCGCCGCATGGACGTTCGTTTTGTGGGGCTTGCTGCATGGATCCGCATTGTGCCTGGAGCGTTGCGTTTCACGGTTTTCTACCCACCGGATCTACCCGGTCGTCGGATGGGCGACGACGATGATCGTGGTTTTCTTGGGATGGGTGCTGTTTCGTTCGCCTGACTTGGCCACGGCGAAGGCGTTTTCTGCCAAACTGTTTTTCCCATCAAGTGGGATTCATTGGTACCCACCGCTGGTACTCGCAGTGATTGTCATCATGATGATCGAACACATCGCGTGGCAAACTCGCGCACGCCTTGCGATGAGGTTACCCGCAGCGACCTGGTACGCGCCGATTGCAACGGTGATCATGTTATGGTGTCTGTTGCTCTATGCACCCGTCGATTTTCAGCCGTTTGTCTATTTTCAATTTTAG
- a CDS encoding ArsR/SmtB family transcription factor, translating into MSKKRSAAGGGHAKPSGSPDAFAEAAECLKTIAHPVRLRMIQLLLQGRYTVGELAEDCEVPDNVASEHLRLMQRCGFFTSEREGRRVYYQVAEPHLQQLMQCIEGRFLN; encoded by the coding sequence TTGAGTAAGAAGAGATCGGCCGCCGGCGGTGGTCATGCGAAACCGAGCGGCAGTCCGGATGCATTTGCCGAAGCTGCGGAATGTTTGAAAACGATCGCTCATCCGGTACGTTTGCGGATGATCCAATTGTTGTTGCAAGGACGCTACACGGTCGGCGAGTTGGCCGAAGATTGCGAGGTTCCCGATAACGTGGCGTCGGAACACTTGCGATTGATGCAACGCTGCGGCTTCTTCACCAGTGAGCGAGAGGGACGACGTGTTTATTACCAAGTTGCCGAGCCACACTTGCAACAATTGATGCAGTGCATCGAAGGCCGCTTTCTGAATTAG
- a CDS encoding sigma-70 family RNA polymerase sigma factor codes for MSSVNDLVEQSVKGQPADTDRLFTLMYDDLRRLAGRFLQHEPMRERLSSSSLVHQAYMRMIDQSRINWQGKTHFFAIGATVMRRILVDHARKVRSQKRGGGWDRRMLTDDVTFQLSSDEDVVALDDLLNTLANLDSRQARIVELRFFGGMTMREISAEMNLGLRTVEKDWAMARAWMRRELRQDESMIDESDDTQRGNMPTESD; via the coding sequence ATGAGCAGTGTCAACGATTTAGTGGAACAGAGCGTCAAGGGGCAACCGGCCGATACCGACCGATTGTTCACGTTGATGTATGATGACTTGCGTCGATTGGCTGGTCGATTCTTGCAGCACGAACCGATGCGCGAGCGGCTCAGTTCCTCTTCGTTGGTCCATCAAGCTTACATGCGGATGATTGACCAATCTCGGATCAATTGGCAGGGGAAGACGCATTTCTTCGCCATTGGTGCAACCGTGATGCGGCGTATCTTGGTGGATCACGCTCGCAAGGTGCGTTCCCAAAAACGGGGCGGTGGTTGGGACCGCCGAATGTTGACCGATGATGTCACCTTCCAACTGAGCTCCGATGAAGACGTCGTCGCGTTGGATGACTTGCTCAACACCCTCGCGAATCTGGATTCTCGCCAAGCTCGGATCGTTGAGCTTCGTTTTTTTGGTGGCATGACGATGCGTGAGATTTCCGCAGAGATGAACTTGGGCCTGCGAACGGTAGAAAAGGACTGGGCGATGGCTCGCGCCTGGATGCGTCGCGAACTCCGGCAAGATGAGTCGATGATCGATGAGTCGGACGACACGCAGCGGGGAAACATGCCTACTGAGTCGGATTGA
- the mnmD gene encoding tRNA (5-methylaminomethyl-2-thiouridine)(34)-methyltransferase MnmD: MPDRHERETLTTVDPKLTIQITDDGSRTLRTNEGGYTFHSCSGALTETRHVYFHNSGVEERISARLDTSVLEIGLGTSMAMLMTVDAAIANGTPLRYVAIEQAWLPAQIMNQLQCDSWVSDPDLVHRYMSWRERLEVKHGRELPFGPAIYGWDAGAQQRIQIHLADASDWNSDSEPFDAIYFDPFAPQDNPGLWSGPMLKKMHSMVRPGGTLVTYCVKREIRDRLSEVGFDVQKAPGPVGGKREVLVGRKP, encoded by the coding sequence ATGCCAGATCGCCACGAACGAGAAACCTTGACGACCGTGGACCCAAAGTTGACGATCCAAATCACCGACGATGGTAGCCGCACGCTTCGAACAAACGAGGGAGGTTACACGTTCCACAGCTGTTCTGGCGCTCTGACGGAGACGCGGCATGTTTATTTCCACAACAGTGGCGTGGAAGAAAGAATAAGTGCACGCCTGGACACATCCGTGTTAGAGATCGGCTTGGGCACGTCGATGGCCATGCTGATGACGGTGGACGCGGCGATCGCCAACGGGACCCCCCTGCGTTACGTCGCGATCGAACAGGCGTGGCTGCCTGCGCAGATCATGAACCAACTTCAATGCGATTCTTGGGTGAGCGACCCTGATCTGGTGCATCGATACATGAGTTGGCGGGAGCGATTGGAAGTGAAGCATGGCCGCGAACTGCCATTCGGCCCGGCGATTTACGGCTGGGATGCCGGTGCACAGCAACGGATTCAGATACACCTTGCCGACGCGTCGGATTGGAACAGCGATTCGGAGCCGTTTGATGCCATCTATTTCGATCCGTTTGCTCCCCAGGACAACCCCGGTTTGTGGAGTGGTCCCATGCTGAAAAAAATGCATTCAATGGTTCGACCGGGAGGAACACTTGTTACCTATTGCGTCAAACGTGAGATTCGTGACCGACTCAGCGAGGTTGGTTTCGATGTTCAGAAGGCCCCCGGACCCGTGGGAGGAAAACGAGAAGTCCTTGTCGGCAGAAAACCATGA
- a CDS encoding FAD-dependent oxidoreductase, translating into MNDRMRTLVLLGVGHTHADVVRHWIKSPIPNCRLVCISRFAYSTYSGMLPGTLAGQFERAEMQIDLEPLVRAAGAELRMDEVVGMDPQSGLLFFAEGASLRFDVLSVGVGSMPWGVDQFRTESVVPIKPMQTFLDRLDARIESVVPHRPLRVAIVGGGVAGVEIALCLRTRLESRFAGREASIEIVTSGASVGDGLCEKSITKLHRQLKKRQIRVLSQTRVVDVTTDSVVSEAGDSIPSDLVVLATAATGPRVLSVLGLPMDHRGFLATDRTLKTTADFPVFAVGDSGTVIESPSPKAGVYAVRQAPVLWENLNRLLRNEPLENYHAQADFLKILNTGDGKALLQYKGWVIHSRWCWWLKTWIDKGFIKKFQEKWIE; encoded by the coding sequence ATGAATGATCGGATGCGTACCTTGGTGCTACTCGGTGTGGGGCATACCCACGCGGACGTGGTTCGTCATTGGATCAAATCTCCGATTCCGAATTGCCGATTGGTTTGTATTTCGCGATTTGCCTATTCCACCTATTCAGGGATGTTGCCAGGGACCTTAGCGGGCCAGTTTGAACGAGCCGAAATGCAAATCGATCTTGAGCCACTGGTAAGAGCCGCAGGAGCTGAGCTGCGGATGGACGAGGTGGTCGGCATGGACCCGCAATCGGGCCTTCTTTTCTTTGCCGAGGGGGCGTCTTTGCGCTTTGATGTCCTGTCGGTTGGTGTGGGATCGATGCCCTGGGGAGTGGATCAGTTTCGTACCGAATCGGTGGTGCCGATCAAGCCGATGCAAACATTTTTGGACCGACTCGATGCGCGGATCGAGTCGGTTGTCCCTCATCGTCCGCTTCGCGTTGCTATCGTGGGTGGCGGAGTCGCGGGCGTGGAGATTGCGTTGTGCTTGCGAACTCGCCTTGAAAGCCGTTTCGCGGGGCGTGAGGCATCGATCGAGATCGTTACAAGCGGAGCGAGTGTCGGTGACGGGCTTTGTGAGAAGAGCATCACGAAGCTCCATCGCCAATTGAAAAAGCGGCAAATCCGTGTTCTTTCTCAGACGCGAGTTGTCGACGTGACGACGGATTCCGTTGTGAGCGAAGCCGGCGATAGCATCCCAAGCGATTTGGTGGTCCTTGCGACCGCAGCAACGGGCCCACGCGTGCTATCGGTGCTGGGTTTGCCGATGGATCATCGCGGCTTTCTCGCTACCGATCGAACACTGAAAACCACGGCGGATTTCCCTGTCTTTGCCGTGGGCGATTCAGGCACGGTGATCGAATCCCCCTCGCCAAAAGCGGGGGTTTATGCGGTTCGCCAAGCACCGGTGCTGTGGGAGAACCTGAACCGTTTGCTTCGGAACGAACCTCTCGAAAACTACCATGCACAAGCCGATTTCTTGAAGATTTTGAATACCGGCGATGGGAAGGCACTGCTACAGTACAAAGGCTGGGTCATTCATTCCCGTTGGTGTTGGTGGCTAAAAACATGGATCGACAAGGGGTTCATCAAGAAGTTCCAGGAGAAGTGGATTGAGTAA
- a CDS encoding phytanoyl-CoA dioxygenase family protein — translation MNQDTDFDIIPTREAIATVERDIQFFPAKNGAPASLRQDQITEWNETGYLCPLDVYDSGEIRDIRQYFDELLASEIAAGGNSYSISSAHLKHARVWDMLTNPRIVGYVADLLGEDVVGWGSHFFCKMPHDGKRVDWHQDCSFWPLTPTKAVTVWLAIDDADAENGCMEVYTGSHTQGLLDFESSDAESNNVLDQVVKNPEQYGKWTRTPLRGGQISIHSDLLVHGSMPNHSDRRRCGLTLRYCPADVHAYLGWNRKGVVVHGMADRQAWPGVSRPNA, via the coding sequence ATGAACCAAGACACGGACTTTGACATTATCCCGACGCGTGAAGCGATCGCAACGGTGGAGCGTGACATCCAATTTTTCCCTGCGAAAAACGGTGCCCCCGCTTCGCTGAGGCAGGACCAAATCACCGAATGGAATGAAACGGGGTATTTGTGCCCATTAGATGTTTATGATTCGGGTGAGATTCGCGACATCCGACAATACTTTGACGAGTTGCTCGCGAGCGAGATTGCAGCGGGTGGCAACAGCTATTCCATCAGCAGCGCCCATCTGAAACATGCCCGGGTATGGGACATGTTGACGAACCCACGGATTGTTGGCTACGTGGCGGATTTGCTTGGCGAGGATGTCGTGGGTTGGGGATCCCATTTCTTTTGCAAAATGCCACACGATGGCAAGCGAGTCGATTGGCATCAAGATTGTAGTTTTTGGCCCCTCACGCCTACCAAAGCGGTGACCGTTTGGTTGGCGATCGACGACGCCGATGCAGAAAACGGTTGTATGGAAGTCTATACGGGATCACACACGCAGGGGCTTCTCGATTTTGAGAGCAGCGACGCGGAATCGAACAATGTGCTGGACCAGGTGGTCAAGAATCCTGAGCAGTACGGAAAATGGACCCGGACGCCGCTGCGAGGCGGACAGATCTCAATCCATAGCGATTTGCTTGTTCACGGCTCGATGCCCAACCATAGTGACCGCCGGCGCTGCGGTTTGACGCTGCGATATTGTCCTGCCGACGTGCACGCTTACTTGGGCTGGAACCGGAAAGGCGTGGTCGTTCATGGCATGGCGGATCGTCAAGCTTGGCCCGGCGTTTCCCGTCCAAATGCCTAG
- a CDS encoding serine/threonine protein kinase, whose protein sequence is MDAKRYTLVRDLFLAAEELSGADQRAFVVRQAAGDQELVAEVMSLLGEHDAESAKAEGENAIPLQASLGLPPAMPSAVSQPGETERGGETTSPVHAEGKNPAPPKQKKKASASEITQRGAERTHASPRDYDTRRSHDHSSPSQLLFAKKSRRTRRINSGWLWVAAVLPTALVGWWTYRSVEDSVRMALRNELTGVADSVNLVADQFMDNKSQLVESWARQTRIRDCVVELVDLAETRPPIETLKAAPQSDRIHDELQILSGVESVSFIVWNHSFTTIASWLESREDIGQPVAPTGAGDVARALRGETMFFGPERIDDSIEGYVPKTGRPAMACIVPIRDDNDEVIAAMLVSGIQLYEQFNEKLRDAALGNGLDAYAVNPEGMMISESGHAATLYHRGNLEMAPDKIADGLRVTDPGVRLSADTASKIQRRALPLTESVASATQGESDVRLKPYNNYAGESVVGGWRWSSKWHFAVIVEKGVREAFAPARIVWSSFLLLGSLLTVTAFVAASRLARRSLLDHAAVHPLSRYEIVSELGSGGMGVVYKAKHRQLGRDTALKLLRGDRHNKEDRLRFDREAKLAASLSSPHSVMIYDYGRSEEGEAYCVMEYLHGLTLQEVVARSGSQPIGRVLYVLRQVCEALIEAHGMDLVHRDIKPQNIMLSLDASVGDWAVVFDYGLAKPLSPDNSTYQTSEVVWAGTPMYMAPERFRSPTVMDPRSDIYSIGCVAYYLLAGRPPFAECDPESLFALIISEQPIGIGIHRGEEVPESIRGLVYACMSKNADDRYSTVKELGKAIDLLRSEYPWGVEEAVAWWKQHGEDR, encoded by the coding sequence ATGGACGCAAAGCGGTACACGCTCGTCCGCGATTTGTTTCTCGCTGCCGAGGAACTCTCTGGGGCGGATCAACGAGCTTTTGTGGTGAGACAGGCCGCGGGCGACCAAGAACTGGTGGCCGAAGTCATGTCGTTGTTGGGGGAACATGACGCGGAATCGGCGAAAGCCGAAGGGGAAAACGCCATTCCGCTGCAAGCCTCCCTCGGTTTGCCCCCTGCGATGCCCTCCGCGGTCTCCCAACCGGGGGAAACCGAGCGAGGTGGAGAGACGACGTCGCCGGTCCACGCCGAGGGGAAAAACCCCGCCCCGCCAAAACAAAAAAAGAAAGCTTCCGCCTCGGAGATCACACAACGTGGTGCCGAGCGAACGCATGCCTCGCCGCGGGATTACGACACCCGCCGGTCACACGACCACAGTTCGCCAAGCCAATTGCTGTTCGCCAAGAAATCGCGTCGTACCCGGCGGATCAATTCGGGTTGGCTATGGGTCGCCGCCGTCTTGCCGACCGCATTGGTCGGATGGTGGACTTACCGAAGCGTGGAAGACAGCGTTCGAATGGCGCTGCGCAATGAGTTGACGGGAGTGGCGGATAGTGTGAATTTGGTGGCCGATCAATTCATGGACAACAAATCGCAGCTTGTCGAATCGTGGGCGCGGCAAACTCGCATTCGCGACTGCGTCGTTGAACTGGTGGACCTCGCGGAAACCCGGCCACCGATCGAAACGCTCAAGGCGGCGCCGCAGTCGGACCGCATTCATGATGAACTGCAAATCCTATCCGGAGTCGAATCGGTCAGCTTTATCGTTTGGAATCACTCCTTCACGACGATTGCAAGCTGGCTCGAAAGCCGTGAGGACATTGGCCAGCCGGTTGCTCCGACCGGTGCCGGTGATGTCGCCCGTGCTCTGCGAGGCGAAACGATGTTCTTCGGCCCCGAACGAATCGACGACTCGATCGAGGGCTACGTTCCCAAGACCGGTCGCCCCGCCATGGCCTGTATCGTCCCCATCCGAGATGACAACGACGAAGTGATTGCAGCCATGTTGGTTTCGGGCATCCAGCTGTACGAACAATTCAACGAAAAGCTTCGTGATGCCGCTTTGGGGAATGGACTGGATGCCTATGCCGTCAACCCTGAAGGAATGATGATCAGCGAAAGCGGACATGCCGCAACGCTATATCACCGGGGGAATCTCGAAATGGCTCCCGACAAAATCGCCGATGGTCTACGAGTGACGGATCCCGGCGTTCGGCTTTCCGCGGACACCGCCAGCAAGATCCAACGCAGGGCCTTGCCGCTAACCGAATCGGTCGCGTCGGCAACGCAAGGCGAATCCGACGTGCGTTTGAAGCCCTACAACAACTACGCTGGCGAATCGGTCGTCGGCGGATGGCGATGGAGCTCGAAATGGCATTTTGCGGTCATTGTCGAAAAGGGCGTGAGAGAAGCCTTTGCCCCAGCTCGTATCGTTTGGTCGAGCTTTCTGTTGCTTGGCAGCCTGTTGACCGTGACGGCTTTCGTTGCGGCAAGCCGATTGGCGCGGCGATCGCTATTAGATCATGCGGCCGTTCATCCGCTTAGCCGCTACGAAATTGTTTCGGAGTTGGGGAGCGGAGGGATGGGGGTGGTTTACAAAGCCAAGCATCGTCAACTTGGCCGTGATACGGCACTTAAATTGCTTCGTGGGGATCGTCACAACAAAGAAGATCGCTTGCGTTTCGATCGCGAAGCCAAGCTTGCCGCTTCACTGAGCAGCCCGCATAGCGTGATGATCTACGATTATGGACGATCCGAAGAAGGGGAAGCTTACTGTGTGATGGAGTACCTGCACGGTCTTACGCTGCAAGAGGTTGTTGCGAGAAGTGGCTCTCAACCAATCGGTCGAGTGCTTTACGTGCTACGGCAAGTTTGCGAAGCGTTGATTGAAGCCCACGGCATGGACTTGGTTCATCGTGATATCAAACCTCAGAACATCATGTTGTCGCTCGATGCCTCGGTGGGCGACTGGGCAGTGGTGTTTGACTATGGCTTGGCCAAGCCGCTGAGCCCCGACAACAGCACGTATCAAACCAGCGAGGTGGTTTGGGCGGGAACACCGATGTACATGGCTCCCGAACGATTTCGGTCACCCACCGTCATGGACCCCCGTTCGGACATCTATTCGATCGGCTGCGTCGCCTACTACTTGCTCGCCGGTCGACCTCCGTTTGCCGAATGCGATCCCGAGTCTCTGTTTGCATTGATCATCAGCGAACAGCCGATTGGCATTGGCATTCATCGTGGCGAAGAAGTCCCCGAATCGATTCGCGGGCTGGTTTACGCCTGCATGTCAAAAAACGCCGACGATCGCTACAGCACGGTGAAGGAGCTCGGCAAAGCGATCGACCTGCTTCGTAGCGAATACCCGTGGGGTGTCGAAGAGGCAGTCGCATGGTGGAAACAGCATGGGGAAGATCGCTAA
- the metF gene encoding methylenetetrahydrofolate reductase [NAD(P)H], with product MTLASHYSSSRCAISFELFPPKTPAGMQALVKNVKRLTEFGPSYFTCTYGAGGSTRGTTLDVVEQVKRVTGLPVASHLTCVGSTVDQLADYLVEASQRGAEYIVALRGDPPKGSDRFEAVEGGLRYANELVELIRQRFAGLGIAVAGYPEVHQEAPDAKTDLDNLKRKVDAGADIVVSQLFYNNDDFYRFRDACVAAGISIPIVPGILPVTNYKQAERIAAMCKAAIPASLANAMSENDDEDYQFNVGVEHARAQTVDLIENNAAGIHYYVLNKSEAAAKMLDGLELATG from the coding sequence ATGACTTTAGCCTCACACTACTCCTCCTCGCGCTGTGCGATCTCGTTTGAGTTGTTCCCTCCCAAGACGCCCGCCGGAATGCAGGCCTTGGTGAAGAATGTGAAGCGGTTGACCGAGTTCGGACCGAGCTATTTTACTTGCACCTACGGCGCCGGTGGCTCGACTCGGGGGACCACCCTGGATGTGGTCGAGCAGGTCAAACGGGTCACGGGGTTGCCGGTCGCATCGCATTTGACCTGTGTTGGATCGACCGTCGATCAGCTTGCGGATTATTTGGTGGAAGCATCGCAACGCGGCGCCGAATACATCGTTGCGTTGCGTGGTGACCCGCCCAAGGGGAGTGACCGTTTTGAGGCGGTTGAGGGAGGCCTTCGGTATGCGAACGAGTTGGTCGAACTGATTCGTCAACGCTTTGCGGGTCTGGGAATCGCGGTTGCGGGGTACCCCGAAGTCCACCAGGAAGCACCCGATGCGAAGACGGATCTGGACAACTTGAAGCGAAAGGTCGACGCAGGAGCGGACATCGTGGTGAGTCAGTTGTTTTACAACAACGACGATTTTTATCGTTTCCGCGATGCATGTGTTGCGGCGGGAATCTCCATTCCGATCGTACCGGGGATCTTACCGGTGACCAATTATAAGCAAGCTGAGCGGATCGCCGCGATGTGCAAGGCTGCGATTCCTGCTTCGCTCGCCAACGCCATGAGTGAGAACGATGACGAGGATTATCAATTCAACGTGGGTGTCGAGCACGCTCGGGCGCAAACGGTTGACTTGATTGAAAACAACGCGGCCGGCATTCACTACTATGTGTTAAACAAAAGCGAAGCCGCCGCAAAAATGCTCGACGGGCTGGAATTGGCTACCGGCTGA